The following are encoded together in the Zingiber officinale cultivar Zhangliang chromosome 8A, Zo_v1.1, whole genome shotgun sequence genome:
- the LOC122009941 gene encoding methionine aminopeptidase 1B, chloroplastic-like, which translates to MAQLGSSSVAGSSLASSSSFFLTGRPLLRSSFSAVRGRETVLIPKKISILSRRLSGLEEAMRIRRARELESLNKARKKPPLRRGKLSETLPVPEHILRPPYVTTKLLPEISKEHQIHDEEGIACMKAAGELAARVLDFAGTLVRPSVTTDEIDKAVHKMIIEAGAYPSPLGYGGFPKSVCTSVNECMCHGIPDSRQLEDGDIINIDVTVFLSGYHGDTSKTFLCGNVDERTKRLVKVTEECLYRAISICKDGVSFKKIGKKISELAERYGFNVVERFVGHGVGQVFHSEPIILHHRNNYPGCMVEGETFTIEPILTTGSIECVTWDDGWTTLTADGSMAAQFEHSILITKTGAEILTKY; encoded by the exons ATGGCGCAGTTGGGCTCCTCCTCCGTTGCAGGATCGAGCCTCGCGTCgtcttcttcctttttccttacAGGCCGACCCCTCCTTCGGTCTTCGTTTTCTGCTGTCCGAGGAAGAG AAACTGTACTTATTccaaagaaaatttcaattttatcaagaaggttatcaggacttgaagaagccATGCGAATTAGGAG GGCTAGAGAGCTTGAGAGTTTAAATAAAGCAAGAAAAAAGCCTCCTCTTAGACGTGGTAAACTGTCAGAAACACTTCCTGTGCCAGAGCACATTCTTAGGCCACCATATGTAACCACAAAACTactacctgaaatttctaaagaacaccAAATACATGATGAGGAGGGCATTGCTTGCATGAAGGCTGCTGGTGAGCTTGCTGCACGTGTATTAGACTTTGCAGGGACACTAGTAAGA CCATCAGTAACTACTGATGAGATTGATAAAGCAGTGCATAAGATGATAATTGAAGCTGGTGCTTATCCTTCTCCTCTTGGATATGGGGGATTTCCAAAAAGTGTTTGTACATCAGTTAATGAATGCATGTGTCATGGAATACCTGATTCTCGACAGTTAGAG GATGGAGACATAATAAACATAGATGTGACAGTTTTCCTGAGC GGCTACCATGGAGACACTTCAAAAACATTTTTATGTGGAAATGTTGACGAACGCACAAAGAGACTAGTAAAG GTGACTGAAGAATGCTTATATAGAGCCATTTCAATCTGCAAAGATGGTGTTAGCTTTAAAAAGATCGGCAAAAAAATTAG tgAGCTTGCTGAAAGATACGGATTCAATGTGGTGGAAAGATTTGTTGGACATGGTGTGGGTCAAGTATTTCACTCTGAGCCAATAATTTTGCATCATC GCAATAATTATCCTGGCTGTATGGTTGAAGGTGAAACATTCACCATCG AGCCCATTCTTACAACTGGAAGCATTGAATGTGTTACATGGGACGATGGTTGGACTACACTCACAGCTGATGGCAGCATGGCTGCTCAATTTGAGCATTCCATACTGATCACTAAGACGGGTGCAGAAATTTTGACCAAGTACTAG